caTATCTGCATGATGGTGGCATTGACCAAGCTCAGGGACCGCCCTCCTGTCAGGTTCAGAAAGTGAAGGCTGTGATAAAACCCCGAGAAGGCCTGTGGGTGTCGAGACAAAAATTGACAGGTTATTGAAGCACTCAGGCCACTGATGCCACCCACCCCCATGCAGGGGTCCCTGTAAGGCCCCGCTCATCACTGTAAGGTGTTGGCAGTGACCCTGAGCGAGGAAGTTGGGAATGCTGCCCACAGACAGGGAATGGCGCTGGGAGAACAGAGGTCTGAGGCTACCTGGCACAGGTAGCCCCTTGATGGTCTACCAGAAAGTCTCAGAGCTGGCTCACAACCCTGGGGCTGTTCTTGCACTCTGAGCTAGCTCACACAGGCTCCCTCAGACGAGGGCTTCCCGTTTTCCTTAGGGAACACTGGGACATGGCAGGAGGCAGAAGCCACCTTTGAGCACAGAAGAGGTTTGCAGGTAGAATCAGCTCCTTGGGTCCCTCTCCCCACCCCGCTCCACAGTCAGTGGCAGAGGAGACTTGCAGTCCCTGCCTTCACCCTCCCCCAGGCAGGGGACGGAGGCTGCTTACGAAGAACTGTCCCCGCACGGGGGGCTGATAGACCCCATTGAACCCACACGGCCCCTGCGCCCTGCAGGTGAAGTTGAAGAGGCTCCGGATGGCCGTGGCACACGCGGCTGGGTCCCCTGTCCCCGTCACTGTGAggacagggccagggctggctgagcttGGCGCATGCACACAGGGGCTGTCGTAGAGCTCTGCCACAGTGATGTTCTCCTGGTACCCCTGGGGGTAGCAGGGATGCTTGATCTGGGTACTCAAGCTGGCCTGGAGAGGGATGGAGCCATTAATGGGACTGCAACGCCACTGAGAcccttcccacagcccatcccaaaAAGCAGGACTACACCCCAGGAGGACTGGATGCACCCCACCTGggagctccctgagcagccctgggctctgcctctgtCCTCGGGCAGTTGTGCAGGGACTATGCTGGGAAACCTCTCTCTGGGCAGAAATGGAGCAAGGCCAAGAGCACGGCGACAGCAGAAAAACTACACATACCGCTGGGCTTGGGAAATTACAAAAAATGCCACTGCACGTCAAGATGTGGGGAGAagggagccctggctggcagcctCCACCACCTTCCACCCAAATGAGGCAATTTTTGGCTTCCCTAGATAAAACCCAAGGTTCTGCCAATTCCCAACTCTTTGCCCACAGGCACGCCCAACGCTGCAGGGGGAGATGTGCCACGGCACTGGGAGATGGCTGAGCAGCTCCCGTGCCCTGTGGCACCtggtgcagagctgccagcagcatcttCAGGGCCTGGCTCTGCCCGTAGCACAGGTAGCTGTGGCTGTACAGGGAATAGTTGGTGCCGTAGAGCCGGAAGAACACGGACGTGTTCCTGTCCTCCACAGGGACCCCAGGCTGGAAGGTGATCTGCGTCGAGGCACCGCCAAGGTCCAGAGCTCCCAGAACCTCGATGTCCTGGGGATGTTCCCATTTCTCTGCAAACGAGAACTGACCCAACACACAGCAAGGGTTAGGCTGAACTGCAGGCTGAactcacactcacactcccTTCCTGCAAGGAGTTTTGGGCCCCAGGGGCACCTTCCACGTGCTCCTGGCTCCCCGTTTTACTCCTGCCTGTCCACATCCTCCTCAACCCACAGACACTTCCACGGAGCACTCGGGTGCATCCTCTTTGCTGCTGCACATCTGCTGGGATCCAGACCCTTGGAGCAGGGAAAAAGGAACCCTGTCACCCGGAGGCTGATCCCGCTGCCATATCCCTGGGAGCTCAAAATCCACCTGTGTGTCAGCACACAAGAGCACAGGGCCAGGCTAAGCTGGACACAAAGATCCTGTTAATCACATTAATGAGGTGCAATCTGCAGCCCACGACCACAGGAGACATTTGGCTGGGTGACCAAAAGTGCCCCAAAGCTCCATTCCTCGCTCCTCTGCAGATAAGGAAAGCTGGCTGTAGCTCAGACAGGGATGTTCTCCCCActgcccctcccctgccctctccccagctgcaccTTGACCAGTGTCTCCAGCAGGTAGTTCACAGTGATCCAGCCAAAGGAGCCCTCCTCGCTCCCCGTCAGGATCCGAGCTCCACGGAAATCCACAGGGTACTCCCCaatggccttggacacctcgACCAAGACCTGCTCGGCCTTGCTGCTgttctcctccctgccagcaaaGGCACAAACACCTCAGGCGCTGCAggccctggctggcagctctggcagccgGGCTGGCACTgacaggctgctgtgccctgccgaggagctgctcccagacatctctccagcactgcaggtggctCCTGCAAACCAACAAATCCCTCGCCCGGGGCCTCGGGACTCTCCCTAAAAAAATGctgcctgcaggctctgctggaccTGGGAAAGTTCGTGCCACTCTGGCAAAGGGGGCTCATcccctctggggctgctgcccaggctggcgCTGCAGAGGGTCAGGCGCGTCTCCCGGGCACGGCCAGCGGCGCTCCCGGACACCCTGTGGCACCgcgggcagggctgctctgcccatccccacGGCCTGGCCGGGCAGCACCCCGGTGGCCCAGGCCGAGTGCCAcactgccagcccaggctccGGCGCAGAGCGCCGGCAAGGGCAGGAGGTGCCGGCCCGGCCGTGCTCGTACCTCAGCAGCCGCATGCCGGCCGTGGCCCCCAGGTACGTGGGGGTCTCCCGCTGCTGCTCGGCCGGGATGATCTTCATGGCCCTGTCCAGGCAAGGCTTcaggctggcaccagccccCGCGGGGTCATCTGCGTAGCTGGAGATGCCGGGTCCTGCCACAGGGAACTGCTGATGGAGAGAGCCCAGCGCCACACCGGAGGGATGGCACAGCAGGGGACATGTCCACCCCTACCCCAGGGAGCTCTACTGGCCTGCTCCCACAcacccaggtgtcccagccatagccccagccctgctcggTTTGGAGCTGCACAGATACCGAAATGCAAACTGCCCCCGAGGAGCTGTCAGGCCCCATCTGAATGGAGACAGGGGATTGCTCAGGGATTTGTGCAGAGCTTTGGGGAGGCCCTGTGGGCACACGAAGCTGGACATAATGAAAGAAGGTGTGACCAGACGTGGTAAGAAGAGCTAAGGAAGCTtaggcagaggagaaggagcaaaGGGCACATCCAGCATCCCAAGCTGTGAGGTGGTGCACATCTGGACAGGACTGGCTGCAGGATCTGAGCTAAGTGGGGGTCCAGTTCCTCCCCCACGTCTGCACCTCCCAATGACTGTAGGGCTCCCTCAGGTGCAGGCAATCCCAACCCTTTCCTGTGATTCCTCACAGGGCAATCTCCcttcagcccagagcaggctgaAAGGGATCAGTGACGCTGCTGTGAGAGTTTGGGACAGCAATCCAGGAGGCTGCGAGAGAGGGAAGGTAGACCCCGGCACTCACCGGACACAGAGCAGGCTTCCACCTGGGACACGATGCCCGTGCCGTTCTCCTTGTTCGCACGCCACTGGTAGGTGTAGAGGGATGTGTGTGTGGAGCCAGCGTCAAACACCAGGCCGtactggggaggagaggggacacGGGCTcacagctggctcagggctgAACCAAGTGCCACGGGGGTTTCTGAGAgcttctgctcctgcttcccctgTAGGACCGTGAGCAGCAGAGTCTGCACTTCacactccctgcagcagccctgctccacctCTAACAGCCCCGGGTTCGCCACTCCAGCAAGTCACAGCTCAGGAAGGATATGCAGGTCAGCGGGGTGAGTCGCAGAGCAGGGAGGCATCCGGGCATGGCCCAaagggctcaggctgctcccaggcctTTAGCAAATCTCAAAAAACCTGACATTTTTTAGCAGACCAGCCGCAGAAAGCAGTAGGGAAGAGAGGCGTGAACCCAACAGGTGATCTGGATGTCTGAAAACAGGGAAGAGAGTGATTGTGGTGGCAgatggagcagctgtggagagAAGGCTGCACTTCTCTCTCCCATCTTTACCAAGCAGCCAGGACTGTGGTTTGGGGGAGGCTGATCTTCCCAGTGCCACCTTGATGAGGTTAAGTCCCAAAAAGCTGGGCTGGTTATGGGGAAAGTTGCAAGCCAAGAGGAAGGCAGGGCTGATGGAAGAATTCGAGATAGAAAGGAGTTGGTGGGATTCTCAGGCACCCCCATGTCTCACTGGATACCTACTTTGATTCTGGTAGGAAGGACAGCATCCTTTGCCGGGATCAGAACCATGACGAAGACGACCACGGTCAGCAGTACCAGCACGGCCGCCCAGCCCACGGCCCTGAGCAGGCGCGGGGACATCGATGGGCTCTGGGGAGGTCTGTAGGAAGGGATGGATTGGGGAGGGGTCACTGCGGAGGGATGGTCTTTGGGAGGTTAGCGGGGAGGCGTGGTCTCTAGGAGGAGGGCCTGCAGAGAGGGACTGCGGGCAGGAGCGCGTTTGGGCGGAGGgtgtgtggggagggagggtCTTTAggaggagggtttggggggagGGATGGTCTTTGGGAGGAGGATGTGTGTGAGGCATAGTGTTTGGGAGGCTCTACGGACAGGGGCTCTCTAGGAAGGTCTGCGAGAAAGAAGGGACTTTGCCAGAGGAGCCCCGAGCCTCCAGCCCCTCCGGGGGACCCCCCCACCCCCTAAGTGACACCCTGGGACACGAGCTGGGCGAGTGGGGAGACCATGAACTTGTCTGGCCCCGAGCCGCCGGGAAGGGGCAGGGGCGAAGCTCCCGCCTGGCGCGGTCCGGCCGTCCCGTACCTGTGTCCGGAGCCTTCTCTGTCCCTCCGTGGGGCGGCGATCGGGGCACAGCCCGTTCCCCGCCGGCTCCGGGCCCACGCCGCCCCGGCGGTGCAGAGCGAAGCGAAAGCGAAGCTGAGCCGCTCTCGGACGTCCGGGTCCGGCCCCGGCCGGGGCGGGCTCTGGGCGCTGCCGCGGGCGGAAAGAGTGGGGAGGTCGAAACTGCCGCTGTCCTCACCGGACACCCGGGCCCGGCCTGCCtaatccctgcatccctgcctgctccctccctgttctcctgccttctccctgcCTGTACCCTTAGCTTTACCCTGTCTGTCCCCCTGCCTGTACCCTCCTTGTACCCTGGcgctccctccctgcaccctGCCTGCACCACGCTCCCGcactctgcctgctccctgcccgCACCTCTGCCCTTTCTGCCGGTCCGTCTGCCTGCATCTCTGCCTATACCCTGCCCGCTCCCTGCCGGCACTGTCCCAAAGCCACGGACGGGACTCTGGCCATGGACAGGTGCTGGCCGTGGGGACAGACCGGACCCTGGCAATGGGGGTGGCTCCCTAACAGTTCGGTGCCTGCCTGTGGGGATGGATCCCACGCGGACGGCTGTGGGGACAGCTCTTCACCTACCAGGTCCTTCCTGTTTCTGTCCCGAGCCCCGCTGCCAGCCTGGCTCggcctgcagcaggacagcGAGAGTCCCGCAGAGCCGAGTgacagcagggtgacagcagggtgACAGGGCAGGCTCGGCCCCTCACGGGGTTCGTGCCGCCAGTCTGGCAGGGGTGTCTGAGGTCCcggagctcagctgctgcctccgGCGCCAGGCGCTCGCAGGCTCCGGGGACCGTGGCTGTCTGGGATCTCTCTGTCCCCTCGCTGATTTCCCCCGGCAGCGCAGCCCCCCCACCGTCCTCGGGCTGAGCGCACCAGGCTGTGCCGCTCCTCCAGCAGCGGAGTGGTTAATCCCGGATGCTCTTTCCACCCCGGCTCTCCAGCCCTAGCCCCGCTGCCTCCCGGACAAGCGCTCTCCTGGGCAGGTTGCTGGTCCGGGGCCAAGGGGAGGGCCACGCCGGCGAGGCAGCCTTTGTCCCAGGAGCgggctcccagctccaggtaCGCGCTGAGTCCGGgccgggcgcggcggggccaGAGCGGCGGTCGGAGCCAACGGGGTGAGCCGGGGCAAGCACCGGGGGGAGCCGGGCCCGGGGGCTGCTGCCCCTcgatggagctgggctgggagcgGTCCCCGGGCAGCAGCGGGGGCCGTGCTGGGGGCAAACACGCTCCGTGGGCCGGTGCGGGAGGGCGAGAGGGCCGGGGCGGCCACTCGCCGCACGAGGTTCCCAGGTGCAGGGGGTGGAGAGGCACGGAGGGCATAGGGACCAGGCATGGAGGGCGCTGCCAAGCCCCAGCGCTGGTGCAAGGTGGGACGCAGGGAACTAGTCTACCTGGCAAGGATGCTCCTGGCATCCAGTCCCCCTCTTAGAACCTTCAGAGCCCTTTTGGCTTTCAAATGCCAAATGTGCCCAGTGGGAAGTCAGACCCCCATTGTCCTGAGCAACAGGCAGTTTAGATCCAGCAGTGGCTCTGAGCCTTTTGCCCCAATTTTTGaggccctgctccctgtgcacaAGGGATGCTGCAAGTGAGGGATGTCCCACAGGTGTTTGTCAAGCCCTTCATCATGGCCAGCCCTACACAAACAAGTGCAGCCCTGCTCTAGCTGCTGGGCACAACTGGAAACTTTGCACACCTGGAAATGGGCAGGCACTGTACAGCGTTGTGCCTCCTCTACAGCTCTGGAGGCATCAGCACCACTCTCCTGTCCAACTGCTCCTGATCCTGCACGGATGGTAGTAGCTACTGGAGCTGGCCAGCCCCGGGATGCCACAGAAAGCCTGGGCAGATCGATTAGCTTCTCACATTGTTTCCCACCCACTGGGCTGCCTTTCTGTGCCCTGTTCTcctgcctgggagagctgcctctgtgctgcctttgggTGTTGCCCCTTGTCCAGTCAAAAcgggaaggaggagcagagcagcaggagcccatTTCCCACCCTCTCCTACATGCAGCACAATGCAATTTGTCACCAATTCGTGTCTTGCCATTTCACAGTGCCTGGGACAGAGTTTTCCAGGATGTAGGCTGGGCTGGAGACTTTTCCCATAGCTTTGTTTGTTACCTGGAGCAGATGAATCACATCCCAACGGCACAGTTATAACTGTGCaaaccccagcagggctggtaGGATGTAGGACTGCAGATATGACAACTGGGGACATAATTAAGTGGTTATcttggtggtgctgggttaatgATTTGAGTCTGAGATCACTTTGAATCAACAACCACTTTATTATCTCAAAGAGGTTCTTAATGATTCCCTGTGACATGAGAGGGATTTATCAGAGGATTCCACACAATCTCTTCATAGCCATTGTAGAGGGAAGGCTCCTGGCTATAGGACAAGGTCTGATAAGGGATTTTGGTGGCCCCACCAAAATGTGGGCGCAAAGAACACATGATGTTCATTGTTGTGCATCTCATGCCATGCAGGAGATTGGTCCCCTTGTTCATTGCCAGTGATGATGACTCCAAAACAGGAATCAGCATCTTCTTTGACCTTATCAAAGGGCTTTCCTCTCTAATggcctgggaaaagggcaggggAATTTCTCAAGGATTTTATGCAATCACAGAAGAACTGTGTAGCTGAGTGACAGCTCCACGTTCCACCCAATGCACTGGTGGGGTTAAACCACACCTCTGATGCCCAGGGCTCTCAGGCCACCTGCAGTTTTTAGCTGGAGTGTGAAGCCAGGTCAGCCTCAGCAGGATGCAGCAGGCATCCTGCCTGTGTAGCTCAaggcaccaggcagggcagtgcaggaggaggaggagggagagctgtgcATTTCAAAAAGCACATCTGGACCAGCTGTGAGGTGCTGAGCACATGGATatctcagctgctctgtgcataGGCTGTCACAGAGAGCCAGATTCTTTGCTTTGCTACAATTTCTTAGGAGTGTCTGGGGGCTGTTTCTGCTGGGAGATGAGCTCTGGATGGACAAGTGGGAAGTGCTCCAGTCCCCAGTGGCAATCACTGTGGGcattccagcctggctgtgtgccCAGAtcagcaggagctccctgcctctgccctcctgcctgcccttggggctgcaggagaggtgtGGGGATCACAGCAGGCATGGACACTCTCCCTGTACACATCTCTTACTTGCTATGGCATCAGCAAGAGCTGGTCcaggcaggagacacagagctggagatgctgtTTCCCTGCCTGAAGCAGAGAGGACCCTCTCAGGGACAATCTGGGCCTGCTGGGCAACAGATCGGACCTGGTCCCAAGTGTTGTGGGATGGGTGTTGAGGTGGCAGCATGTGGGTGCTATAGAGATGTGGCTCTGCACCCCACAGAGGATGGACACGCTGGAACCCTGCCAGTTCCTGCTCCCGGCTTGGAACTCCAGCTAGCCACAGCTGGGCTTCCCCCAGTGATGCTGCTGTGAAGGAAGATGCCGATTGCTGGCCAGGCAACAGCTTGAGCCGGGCTGGGGTCCAGGCACAGAGGGacctgaggggctgcaggtgagAAGGCAGGGCTGAAAAAGCTGTACTGAAAATCCTCCAAGGAGGTAGTGCTCAGAATGGCAGAGTatcccagccctgaggctgccaccAGTCCTACTGGGATGTGTCCAGAGGAGCCCGTGGATATTATCCTCTTCCATGCTAAAAGCAGCCATGCACCAGAGAATGGCTTCATTGTCGGGAAGGGAAAGTCCCGTACCCATGCATGAGGTgtgagctgggggctggggctgtccctgcaggttGGAGGAGGAATGGACTCCAAAGCCAAGGCCATTGCTGGTCTCCTGGCAGCCACCTGTGTCTGCAGCATCATCGCCCTCATTCTGAGCATCGTGAATGTGAAGGATGTGCTTCTGCCCCCCTGCACCAAGGTAGGGTCCTTGGGGGGAGCACAGCCCTcacttggctgctggctgctgttggGTGTTGGGTTTTGCCTGGGTTTCAGGCAGGCTGTTCTGTTTGTCACCAACATGGGGACAGTGACCTGCATAGACTGGAGCAGGTCTGGCTGAATTTGGTCACTGGCCTGGCCCCACAGCACATGCAGCTTTTTCATCCCAAAGCACTGACAGCTCCAGGGCCTTGGGATGGATCCTTGTCCCCAACAAAGCTGGTAACTGCAATGCCACCAgactttttcttcctggtgACCACCAGTCTTGTTTGGCCATTCTAGGCTCCCCTGCCCACCAGGAGATCTGGCTCTCCTGATGATGGCTCTCCTGGAGCTTCTCTCACTCTGCAGCAGGTGACGCTGGCCTGTTCCCCTGACACCCCGTgtcctctctcctccccagtATGGCCTGGTGTTTGACGCTGGCTCCACACACACATCCCTCTACACCTACCAGTGGCGTGCGAACAAGGAGAACGACACGGGCATCGTGTCCCAGGTGGAAGCCTGCTCTGTGTCCGGTGAGTGCTGGTGTctgccttccctctctccaTGACCAGCTCACCTGGGGCTGGCCAGCTTTGATGCTGCCCTGTGTGGTTGTTCCACACACCAAAGCTGATTCATGCCAGGTGTGATAAATGCTAATTTATTTATTGGGCATTTCTAAATACCCACAGGGTCGTGTATTCCTATTGCAAAAGTGCTGTGTCAGGCTTTGGCACAAGGACAAGTCTCTCTAGAGGAAATGCCCACTCTAGAGAGCAGATCTAGGAGCAGATAAATGGTACATGGAGCCGGGCTGGGGCTAGCAAAGGCCACCAGGCCAGGGCAGAGGTGCCTGGGCAAGGGGAAGAGGGCTCAGAGCCCACCTTGCCCTCGAGGGCTCAGAGCCCGCCTTGCCCTCATCTGCCGCTCGGCAGCGGTGGCATGGCAGTTACTGGTTAACTGCAAAGGTCAGGCCGAGGGCAAAGTGTAACGCAAGGACGGCTTAGGCTAATGGCAGTCATTGAGTCGAAGCTCCCGGGAAGATAAAGAGTGAGATTTCCAACCTAGAGCCAGTCCCTACCGACTGCAGGACCATGCCGTGTTCTCAGATCCAGTGCCAGTCTCTGAAAATAGGGAGGCTGTGCAAGGGCACTCTCTGTGCCTATCAACTCCACGTGCCCTTGCAGCAGGGTGCAGGACACCCTACCCCTTCCTCAGGGAAATGGCGAACGGGTGTGcttgtccccagctcctgcaggactgACTGGCCGTGCCCAGCAGTTCGGACCCCCCCGGGCTCAGGTGTGtgctcagcacccccaggcaCGCCCGCAGCCCTCCCGCTCTGCCCGGAGCAGGAGCTCCTGCGGCTCCCGGGGCGAGTGTGGCCGTGccgcagctgctgcctcctggcgGGACAGCTCCGAGCGCGGGTCGGGACTACCTGGGGCAAGCAGCAGAAAAGCCCTGTTGCAGTCCTGGGTGGACATGTCCCCTGCTGTGCCATCCCTCCGGTGTGGCGCTGGGCTCTCTCCATCAGCAGTTCCCTGTGGCAGGACCCGGCATCTCCAGCTACGCAGATGACCCCGCGggggctggtgccagcctgAAGCCTTGCCTGGACAGGGCCATGAAGATCATCCCGGCCGAGCAGCAGCGGGAGACCCCCACGTACCTGGGGGCCACGGCCGGCATGCGGCTGCTGAGGTACGAGCACGGCCGGGCCGGCACCTCCTGCCCTTGCCGGCGCTCTGCGCCggagcctgggctggcagtgTGGCACTCGGCCTGGGCCACCGGGGTGCTGCCCGGCCAGGCCgtggggatgggcagagcagccctgcccgcGGTGCCACAGGGTGTCCGGGAGCGCTGCTGGCCATGCCCGGGAGACGCGCCTGACCCTCTGCAGcgccagcctgggcagcagccccagaggggATGAGCCCCCTTTGCCAGAGTGGCACGAAC
The Serinus canaria isolate serCan28SL12 chromosome 17, serCan2020, whole genome shotgun sequence DNA segment above includes these coding regions:
- the LOC108962522 gene encoding ectonucleoside triphosphate diphosphohydrolase 8 isoform X3; the encoded protein is MSPRLLRAVGWAAVLVLLTVVVFVMVLIPAKDAVLPTRIKYGLVFDAGSTHTSLYTYQWRANKENGTGIVSQVEACSVSGPGISSYADDPAGAGASLKPCLDRAMKIIPAEQQRETPTYLGATAGMRLLREENSSKAEQVLVEVSKAIGEYPVDFRGARILTGSEEGSFGWITVNYLLETLVKFSFAEKWEHPQDIEVLGALDLGGASTQITFQPGVPVEDRNTSVFFRLYGTNYSLYSHSYLCYGQSQALKMLLAALHQASLSTQIKHPCYPQGYQENITVAELYDSPCVHAPSSASPGPVLTVTGTGDPAACATAIRSLFNFTCRAQGPCGFNGVYQPPVRGQFFAFSGFYHSLHFLNLTGGRSLSLVNATIMQICNSSWKQVQELFPMASRTQLRDTCTASSYILTLLLKGYKFNITTWPSIHFIQQVANVDVGWTLGYMLNLTNMIPSEPPTAVTELPRSIWIAATLLLAIMLILIFCLLTAMCCHRNSLGYEQL
- the LOC108962522 gene encoding ectonucleoside triphosphate diphosphohydrolase 8 isoform X1; the encoded protein is MSPRLLRAVGWAAVLVLLTVVVFVMVLIPAKDAVLPTRIKYGLVFDAGSTHTSLYTYQWRANKENGTGIVSQVEACSVSGPGISSYADDPAGAGASLKPCLDRAMKIIPAEQQRETPTYLGATAGMRLLREENSSKAEQVLVEVSKAIGEYPVDFRGARILTGSEEGSFGWITVNYLLETLVKFSFAEKWEHPQDIEVLGALDLGGASTQITFQPGVPVEDRNTSVFFRLYGTNYSLYSHSYLCYGQSQALKMLLAALHQVPQGTGAAQPSPSAVAHLPLQRWACLWAKSWELAEPWVLSREAKNCLIWVEGGGGCQPGLPSPHILTCSGIFCNFPSPAVCVVFLLSPCSWPCSISAQREVSQHSPCTTARGQRQSPGLLRELPGGVHPVLLGCSPAFWDGLWEGSQWRCSPINGSIPLQASLSTQIKHPCYPQGYQENITVAELYDSPCVHAPSSASPGPVLTVTGTGDPAACATAIRSLFNFTCRAQGPCGFNGVYQPPVRGQFFAFSGFYHSLHFLNLTGGRSLSLVNATIMQICNSSWKQVQELFPMASRTQLRDTCTASSYILTLLLKGYKFNITTWPSIHFIQQVANVDVGWTLGYMLNLTNMIPSEPPTAVTELPRSIWIAATLLLAIMLILIFCLLTAMCCHRNSLGYEQL
- the LOC108962522 gene encoding ectonucleoside triphosphate diphosphohydrolase 8 isoform X2, with amino-acid sequence MKIIPAEQQRETPTYLGATAGMRLLREENSSKAEQVLVEVSKAIGEYPVDFRGARILTGSEEGSFGWITVNYLLETLVKFSFAEKWEHPQDIEVLGALDLGGASTQITFQPGVPVEDRNTSVFFRLYGTNYSLYSHSYLCYGQSQALKMLLAALHQVPQGTGAAQPSPSAVAHLPLQRWACLWAKSWELAEPWVLSREAKNCLIWVEGGGGCQPGLPSPHILTCSGIFCNFPSPAVCVVFLLSPCSWPCSISAQREVSQHSPCTTARGQRQSPGLLRELPGGVHPVLLGCSPAFWDGLWEGSQWRCSPINGSIPLQASLSTQIKHPCYPQGYQENITVAELYDSPCVHAPSSASPGPVLTVTGTGDPAACATAIRSLFNFTCRAQGPCGFNGVYQPPVRGQFFAFSGFYHSLHFLNLTGGRSLSLVNATIMQICNSSWKQVQELFPMASRTQLRDTCTASSYILTLLLKGYKFNITTWPSIHFIQQVANVDVGWTLGYMLNLTNMIPSEPPTAVTELPRSIWIAATLLLAIMLILIFCLLTAMCCHRNSLGYEQL